The Flavobacterium sp. 1 genome contains the following window.
GCAAAGACCGCAAAGATTTTTTATTCCTTATATATGTATTCCGCTAGGGGCGCAAAGCTTTGCGTTCTTTGCGTTTTTCAACAAAACTAAAATCATTGCGCCCTTTGCGGTTAATTTTTTGGATAATGGCAAAGGAGCTAAATCTCTCGCTTAGCCCCGATAGAAGTGGAAATCCTTTTTATTTTTCCTTTAAAAATAAAAAGATTGCAACGGATAGCGGGACCAATGCCGACTGAAAAAGCCAAATCTTTCTGCTCCAAAATCAATAACTGAATGAAACTTACTTCTTTCCGGTTAGTCGTTTTCTGATTTTGTGATAATGTTTGTGGTAGGTGCTGTGGCTCGGATATGTTCGGCTCGGAGTCATATTATTAAAAATTAAAGCCGTGATTAGTAAAATCAGGACGCCAATAAGAACCGGCGAGAACACATACATGTAGCCCAAGGCTTTTATTTTGTCCGATCCGATGATGGCGATAAGAGCGGTTGCTCCTCCAGGGGGATGCAGGGTTTTGGTAATCTGCATTAAAATGATGGAAAAAGAAACGGCTAGGGGAGCGGCAATCCAGATGATATCGGGGATTAATTTATGGACGGTAACGCCTATTAATGCCGAAATTAAATGTCCTCCAACCAAATTTCGGGGCTGTGAAAACGGACTTTGGATAATGCCGTAAACCAAGACGCTCGATGCTCCAAAAGAACCAATTAAATACACAGCATCGTTTCCCTTAAAGTGGATGGATTGGATATAAGCCAAGATTCCGATGCCGACAAATGAGCCTAAAAATGACCAAAACTGCTCTTTATAATCGACTAAAGTTTCTTTGTAAAGGATGTATTTCGTTTTGCGATAGGTTCGCTTTATTTTTTGAACTGGCATGGGGGAATATATTATTTTGCTAAACTAGAGGAATAGGAATAAACCGTAAACGGATAAATCATTTTTGCCGTGTATTTTGAAATCAGGCAGACTGCCAAAATAGGAATGAATAATGTATAATCATTCGTTAATCCGCAAACTAGGAAAATGGCTGTAAAAGGTGCGTGGATACTAGCGCTTAGGACAGCGGCCATTCCTATAATCATGAAGTTAAGCGGAATTACCTGTGTGCTGAAAAAAGTGTTTAAAACAGAAGCCAGTAATAATCCTAAAAACGCTCCAATAAAAAGACTGGGAGCAAATACACCTCCATCACCGCCAGAAGCTAAGGTTATCGAAGTTACAATAGGCTTTAAAATTAATATTCCGATAAAAGTAAGAGCTAAAGTTATTGTAAGCGGAATTTCATTAGAACTGCCAAAAATAACTTTCAGCGAGTGATAACCTTCTCCGTATAATTGTGGAAAAATAAACAGCGAAATGCTTAAAACTGCCGAACCTAATATGATTTTGTAATAATGGGTTTCTATTTTTGAAAATTGGGATTTGAAAAACAGCACGCATCTTGTGAGATAAACCGAATTTATTCCTGCCAAAATCCCTAAAAGGATGAAGTAAGGAATTGCTTTTAAATGCCAAGTGGTAATAGAAACGGTGAATAATGGTTTTTCGTTTAATATCGAAAGCAATCCGAAAGCAATGGAAACCGCAATTACATTTGAAATGATAAAAGTACGGGTTACTTTTCTAGAGATAACTTCAATGGCAAATAAAATTCCCGCAACAGGACTGCTGAACAAAGCAGTGATTCCCGCTGCAACTCCTGCGCAGATTAATTCTGTTTTGTACTGGCGGAATATATTTTCTTTTTGCTGGGCTACAGAACCGATAGTGGCCGAAGCAACAACCGTTGACACTTCAATTCCAGTTGAACCTCCAAAAATCACAGTCAATAAGCCATTTATAAAGTGTGATGGAATTTTATAAGTCGGCAGGTTTTTTGATTTTGACTCCGTGCTTTCAAAAACTTCTTTGATGCCTTTGTTTTCCTTTTTTTTGAAAAGATATTGTCTTAAAAAATAAATTACGGAAAGTCCAAAAACGGGAAAAAGAATATAAAAAAGCGGATTTACTGTAACTTGATGAAAGAAGATTTCCTCATAGTACTCAGTAATTTTTTTGAGTGAAATTCCTAAAAATGCCGAAAGAAAGCCTATTAAAACGGAAACGATAACTAATTTTCGGAGTTTTATGAATTGATGATTTTTTTTGATTTGCGCCGTTTTATTCATCAGAAGTAAATTTTTTTGAACCGCATTTTTTATGCGAATCGCAAATTTAGGCATTCAAATTCATAATTAAAGACAAAAAGGTGTTATTTAAAATGTTAAAATTACTGATTCAGTAATTTACCGTTCGTAAAATTCAATAGGAAGTTCATCAGGATCTGCGATAAAAGTAAAACGTTTTTGAGTCATTTCGTCAATTCGGATAGGCTCGGATTCGATATTTTTAGAGTTCAGGAAAGCAACTGTTTCATCCAGATTCGAAACCTCAAAAGCCAAATGTCTTAAACCTGTAGCTTCCGGTCTGGATGGGCGTTTTGGCGGATTGGGAAACGAAAATAATTCGATGATGTAATCGCCATTTAGAGCCAAATCAAGTTTATATGAATCCCGCTCTTCACGATAGATTTCCTGAATAACGGTTAATCCTAAAACATCAATATAAAAATGTTTGGATTTTGAATAATCCGAACAGATTATGGCAATGTGGTGTACTTTGTTTATGTTTATCATTGTAAATAAATCATGTTAGGCAAATTGGCGTTTGGGTTTTGTTCCAATGTTTTGGTGTGCAGTTTGTCAATTAATTTTTTTGTGTTGGCTATTGAATTGATTCTAAAAAGGAACAGCACTTCGTTTTCATCATCTGCATTTTGCCAAATATGCTCCAAATACATCTCTTCGAAAACATGAAAGGCTCTGTCGTTTTCTAAAACTTCTTTGATGGTTTCAAAAGGGACATTTCTGAGTGTTGCTAGGAGATGTGGCATTTTTTCTTGGTTTAAGGTTTTAGAATAAAATTGATTCTTAATGAAATAGCTACAACTATTTTTTCGTTATTTTCTCATGAATCTTCAATGTTTCCTGCAATGCTGCAGTTCCATACCAAGGAGTCAATTCGGCTTCAAGTAAGTTGGATTGTATAGCAGGATCTGTGGCAACAAGCGCTTTTGCTTCTTCGATTGTAGTAACATTAAAGATGTAAATTCCCCGATAGTTTCTGTCGTTTTTCCCGAAAGGGCCAGCCACAACAAGTTTTCCTTCTTTTGCCAATCGACCAATATTAGCCATATGACCTTTAAAGAATTCACTCTTTTCTTCGGCGGTTGCGGTGGTGTTGCTTCCGGGTTTCAAAAGGCAGAATACGTATTGTTTCATGCCGCGTTCATCTGCATTTAGGGATTTGGCGAGT
Protein-coding sequences here:
- a CDS encoding HPP family protein, translating into MPVQKIKRTYRKTKYILYKETLVDYKEQFWSFLGSFVGIGILAYIQSIHFKGNDAVYLIGSFGASSVLVYGIIQSPFSQPRNLVGGHLISALIGVTVHKLIPDIIWIAAPLAVSFSIILMQITKTLHPPGGATALIAIIGSDKIKALGYMYVFSPVLIGVLILLITALIFNNMTPSRTYPSHSTYHKHYHKIRKRLTGKK
- a CDS encoding chloride channel protein, with the protein product MNKTAQIKKNHQFIKLRKLVIVSVLIGFLSAFLGISLKKITEYYEEIFFHQVTVNPLFYILFPVFGLSVIYFLRQYLFKKKENKGIKEVFESTESKSKNLPTYKIPSHFINGLLTVIFGGSTGIEVSTVVASATIGSVAQQKENIFRQYKTELICAGVAAGITALFSSPVAGILFAIEVISRKVTRTFIISNVIAVSIAFGLLSILNEKPLFTVSITTWHLKAIPYFILLGILAGINSVYLTRCVLFFKSQFSKIETHYYKIILGSAVLSISLFIFPQLYGEGYHSLKVIFGSSNEIPLTITLALTFIGILILKPIVTSITLASGGDGGVFAPSLFIGAFLGLLLASVLNTFFSTQVIPLNFMIIGMAAVLSASIHAPFTAIFLVCGLTNDYTLFIPILAVCLISKYTAKMIYPFTVYSYSSSLAK
- a CDS encoding VOC family protein, whose translation is MININKVHHIAIICSDYSKSKHFYIDVLGLTVIQEIYREERDSYKLDLALNGDYIIELFSFPNPPKRPSRPEATGLRHLAFEVSNLDETVAFLNSKNIESEPIRIDEMTQKRFTFIADPDELPIEFYER
- a CDS encoding YciI family protein, with amino-acid sequence MKKNIFIALFLCIIAIGFSQETESKYDEKLAKSLNADERGMKQYVFCLLKPGSNTTATAEEKSEFFKGHMANIGRLAKEGKLVVAGPFGKNDRNYRGIYIFNVTTIEEAKALVATDPAIQSNLLEAELTPWYGTAALQETLKIHEKITKK